In Necator americanus strain Aroian chromosome IV, whole genome shotgun sequence, the following proteins share a genomic window:
- a CDS encoding hypothetical protein (NECATOR_CHRIV.G16953.T2), translating into MGSFYVKGCDVVCRDDEKTSDSVPPEPVSTPLFTLIPAATATFGGCCGVALPPPCPMPVCAPPPPPLPCPPPPMCPPQFCPPPPLCPPPPPPPPPPMCPPPPPPPPPMYQPCQSYAPAPVYQQYVAPPAVDCCCRCGVPCRYSYRHRTHGSKIFAADSIEEEMEATCNNKKLKVIIEDNMTTDPTIAKRAIQKAAEEKLFGKFNVICAKGDFSYIAYTETYCQASNEDITCYAFKPM; encoded by the exons ATGGGCAGCTTTTACGTGAAA GGTTGTGATGTCGTGTGTCGTGACGACGAGAAGACGAGTGACTCAGTTCCACCGGAACCTGTCTCGACACCGT TATTTACGTTGATTCCTGCCGCTACCGCTACGTTTG GTGGTTGCTGTGGTGTTGCTCTACCGCCGCCATGTCCGATGCCAGTTTGTGCTCCGCCGCCACCACCATTGCCATGTCCACCACCGCCAATGTGTCCACCACAATTTTGCCCACCACCACCACTATgtcctccaccaccaccaccaccaccgccaccaatGTGTCCACcgcctccaccaccaccaccgccaatGTATCAGCCGTGTCAGAGCTACGCACCTGCGCCAGTGTATCAGCAG TACGTCGCGCCGCCGGCTGTAGATTGCTGTTGTAGATGTGGAGTCCCATGCAGGTATTCGTACAGGCACAGAACTCATGGGTCAAAG atcttTGCAGCCGATTCAATTGAGGAAGAGATGGAGGCCACCTGCAACAACAAAAAGCTGAAAGTGATCATTGAAGAC AACATGACCACCGATCCAACCATTGCGAAGCGAGCAATTCAGAAAGCGGCCGAAGAGAAGCTGTTTGGGAAATTCAACGTGATCTGCGCCAAAGGAGACTTCTCTTATATCGCCTATACGGAAACCTACTGCCAAGCCTCAAACGAGGACATCACCTGCTATGCTTTCAAACCAATGTGA
- a CDS encoding hypothetical protein (NECATOR_CHRIV.G16953.T1), which produces MLYLLAAVFTLIPAATATFGGCCGVALPPPCPMPVCAPPPPPLPCPPPPMCPPQFCPPPPLCPPPPPPPPPPMCPPPPPPPPPMYQPCQSYAPAPVYQQYVAPPAVDCCCRCGVPCRYSYRHRTHGSKIFAADSIEEEMEATCNNKKLKVIIEDNMTTDPTIAKRAIQKAAEEKLFGKFNVICAKGDFSYIAYTETYCQASNEDITCYAFKPM; this is translated from the exons ATGCTCTATCTGCTAGCTGCAGTATTTACGTTGATTCCTGCCGCTACCGCTACGTTTG GTGGTTGCTGTGGTGTTGCTCTACCGCCGCCATGTCCGATGCCAGTTTGTGCTCCGCCGCCACCACCATTGCCATGTCCACCACCGCCAATGTGTCCACCACAATTTTGCCCACCACCACCACTATgtcctccaccaccaccaccaccaccgccaccaatGTGTCCACcgcctccaccaccaccaccgccaatGTATCAGCCGTGTCAGAGCTACGCACCTGCGCCAGTGTATCAGCAG TACGTCGCGCCGCCGGCTGTAGATTGCTGTTGTAGATGTGGAGTCCCATGCAGGTATTCGTACAGGCACAGAACTCATGGGTCAAAG atcttTGCAGCCGATTCAATTGAGGAAGAGATGGAGGCCACCTGCAACAACAAAAAGCTGAAAGTGATCATTGAAGAC AACATGACCACCGATCCAACCATTGCGAAGCGAGCAATTCAGAAAGCGGCCGAAGAGAAGCTGTTTGGGAAATTCAACGTGATCTGCGCCAAAGGAGACTTCTCTTATATCGCCTATACGGAAACCTACTGCCAAGCCTCAAACGAGGACATCACCTGCTATGCTTTCAAACCAATGTGA
- a CDS encoding hypothetical protein (NECATOR_CHRIV.G16954.T1) has product MDTSPPTVQYNESDCREMRVISTSTHLLAVLFAQTIISIISLPLLIIAIRDVLRIALIHFNTKLIIIVYIGGLMVHSLSRITLHTTDLVVYLSSHESDCDMFPSFLRCLLMRIPLVASLTFVCTSNLMIAMERHVSTYKAKTYESNRSVGFLLVGLQAIIAGTLVFVMYSGTKFNLNTRLFYCLATAADHPFRTIAPISTLIILQFSAMIILKVTERENTKRSIEQRLNPDLKVRYNVGENLRTITIVIPFCYSCCFFTTLFTLVSCFVIFFNHIFEKPMYFALLEASLLLPVYSLMVPGLIRRMNRRVNQKNRSALQHHINSSKSVSVTSVYFDPSTWAWMNEREEEKTKAAHHEIDDVGVSLRKHRVRDVNSEH; this is encoded by the exons ATGGACACCTCTCCACCAACAGTACAGTATAATGAATCTGATTGCCGTGAAATGCGTGTAATCTCGACATCAACGCATTTATTGGCTGTACTGTTCGCACAAACTATTATCTCAATTATTTCACTCCCGTTGTTGATTATTGCAATTCGTGACGTTCTCCGAATTGCACTTATTCATTTCAACACAAAACTCATTATCATAGTCTATATCGGAGGATTAATGGTTCATTCATTATCGAG AATCACGCTGCATACAACGGATCTGGTCGTCTATCTATCCTCACATGAATCTGATTGTGACATGTTCCCTTCTTTCTTGCGATGTTTATTGATGCGTATTCCACTGGTTGCTTCCCTAACTTTTGTTTGCAC CTCGAATCTTATGATTGCAATGGAACGACACGTCTCTACATACAAGGCGAAAACTTACGAATCCAACAGATCAGTTGGATTTCTACTAGTTGGACTTCAG GCCATCATTGCTGGTACTCTTGTGTTCGTAATGTACTCGGgaacaaaattcaatttaaacACGAGACTCTTCTATTGCCTCGCAACAGCGGCAGATCACCCTTTCAGAACGATTGCTCCAATTAGTACACTCATTATCTTGCAATTTTCTGCAATGATCATTCTCAAAGTGACTGAACGAGAAAACACG AAGAGATCAATCGAACAGCGGCTGAATCCAGATTTAAAAGTGCGCTACAACGTCGGTGAAAACTTAAG gacAATAACCATTGTGATtcctttttgttattcatgctGCTTCTTTACGACATTGTTTACCCTTGTCTCCTGCTTCGttatatttttcaatcatATCTTTGAGAAACCGATGTACTTTGCTCTCCTTGAAG CAAGTCTACTGTTGCCTGTGTACAGTCTTATGGTGCCAGGGCTTATACGGAGGATGAACAGACGAGTTAATCAAAAG AACCGTTCCGCACTCCAACATCATATCAACTCTTCAAAAAGTGTTAGTGTTACTTCAGTCTATTTCGACCCATCAACATGGGCATGGATGAATGAAcgagaagaggagaaaacgaAG gcagctcatcacgaaattgacgatgttggggtctctttgagaaaacatagagttcgggatgTAAATAGTGAACATTAG
- a CDS encoding hypothetical protein (NECATOR_CHRIV.G16954.T2), producing MFCGFERDKIFILCEETRTGVAQSVRASAATPRSIDSSKPPQCQPNPSSLRCWETNKLTKYETLMGITFWRPRITLHTTDLVVYLSSHESDCDMFPSFLRCLLMRIPLVASLTFVCTSNLMIAMERHVSTYKAKTYESNRSVGFLLVGLQAIIAGTLVFVMYSGTKFNLNTRLFYCLATAADHPFRTIAPISTLIILQFSAMIILKVTERENTKRSIEQRLNPDLKVRYNVGENLRTITIVIPFCYSCCFFTTLFTLVSCFVIFFNHIFEKPMYFALLEASLLLPVYSLMVPGLIRRMNRRVNQKNRSALQHHINSSKSVSVTSVYFDPSTWAWMNEREEEKTKKIVEENAQLRNNLLQLKAVSAFKKTLNATK from the exons ATGTTCTGTGGATTCGAAAGggacaaaattttcattctgtGTGAAGAGACTAGGACGGGTGTAGCTCAGTCAGTAAGAGCTTCGGCTGCGACTCCGCGATCGATTGATagctcgaaaccgccccagtgccagCCAAACCCTTCATCACTTCGGTGTTG GGAGACTAACAAACTAACAAAATATGAAACTCTGATGGGAATCACATTTTGGCGACCACG AATCACGCTGCATACAACGGATCTGGTCGTCTATCTATCCTCACATGAATCTGATTGTGACATGTTCCCTTCTTTCTTGCGATGTTTATTGATGCGTATTCCACTGGTTGCTTCCCTAACTTTTGTTTGCAC CTCGAATCTTATGATTGCAATGGAACGACACGTCTCTACATACAAGGCGAAAACTTACGAATCCAACAGATCAGTTGGATTTCTACTAGTTGGACTTCAG GCCATCATTGCTGGTACTCTTGTGTTCGTAATGTACTCGGgaacaaaattcaatttaaacACGAGACTCTTCTATTGCCTCGCAACAGCGGCAGATCACCCTTTCAGAACGATTGCTCCAATTAGTACACTCATTATCTTGCAATTTTCTGCAATGATCATTCTCAAAGTGACTGAACGAGAAAACACG AAGAGATCAATCGAACAGCGGCTGAATCCAGATTTAAAAGTGCGCTACAACGTCGGTGAAAACTTAAG gacAATAACCATTGTGATtcctttttgttattcatgctGCTTCTTTACGACATTGTTTACCCTTGTCTCCTGCTTCGttatatttttcaatcatATCTTTGAGAAACCGATGTACTTTGCTCTCCTTGAAG CAAGTCTACTGTTGCCTGTGTACAGTCTTATGGTGCCAGGGCTTATACGGAGGATGAACAGACGAGTTAATCAAAAG AACCGTTCCGCACTCCAACATCATATCAACTCTTCAAAAAGTGTTAGTGTTACTTCAGTCTATTTCGACCCATCAACATGGGCATGGATGAATGAAcgagaagaggagaaaacgaAG aaaatcgtGGAAGAAAATGCCCAACTCAGAAATAACTTACTCCAACTAAAGGCAGTCTCAGCATTCAAGAAGACGCTCAACGCAACGAAATAG
- a CDS encoding hypothetical protein (NECATOR_CHRIV.G16955.T1), protein MPVLCYYIKLYLLRQRKFSALFHASDELTDLPHRFFYTEIYTTDHQKKNAERDFPLDHAHTCFYFQQWKIHFTRIKSIFIYFVALSVFLNAETAFSWKIRAVDV, encoded by the exons ATGCCAGTTTTATGTTACTATATAAAACTAT ACTTACTACGGCAGCGCAAGTTTTCTGCATTATTTCATGCATCAGATGAACTAACTGATCTGCCACATCGATTTTTTTATACGGAAATTTATACGACGGATCATCAG AagaagaatgcagaaagagACTTTCCTTTGGATCATGCACAtacatgtttttattttcaacagtGGAAAATCCATTTCACAAGAATTAAATCTATCTTCATCTATTTCGTTGCGTTGAGCGTCTTCTTGAATGCTGAGACTGCCTTTAGTTGGA AGATCAGAGCTGTAGACGTGTAA
- a CDS encoding hypothetical protein (NECATOR_CHRIV.G16956.T2), translating to MFRLPRDMIYLILFCTILACFPVAPESDTPKTSSSQPLITDEKMKGFGALVQIINELSQPEPNGVSNNSLNESTHPVIDLNEYIMKQDAAPKNKTKEPEIVEVQLDSHQVRRTDE from the exons ATGTTTCGCCTTCCCAG GGACATGATATATCTCATTCTATTCTGTACTATTCTTGCGTGCTTTCCAGTCGCACCTGAGTCGGATACTCCAAAGACCA GTAGTTCCCAGCCTCTTATAACCGacgagaaaatgaaaggatttGGAGCG CTCGTGCAGATAATTAATGAGCTTTCTCAGCCGGAACCCAACGGCGTATCAAAT AATTCCTTGAATGAATCGACGCATCCAGTGATTGACTTGAACGAGTATATAATGAAACAAGACGCAGCTCCTAAG AATAAGACGAAAGAACCTGAAATCGTCGAAGTCCAGTTGGATAGCCATCAAGTGAGGAGAACTGACGAGTAA
- a CDS encoding hypothetical protein (NECATOR_CHRIV.G16956.T1) yields the protein MSHLIMFRLPRDMIYLILFCTILACFPVAPESDTPKTSSSQPLITDEKMKGFGALVQIINELSQPEPNGVSNNSLNESTHPVIDLNEYIMKQDAAPKNKTKEPEIVEVQLDSHQVRRTDE from the exons ATGAGTCACTTGATTATGTTTCGCCTTCCCAG GGACATGATATATCTCATTCTATTCTGTACTATTCTTGCGTGCTTTCCAGTCGCACCTGAGTCGGATACTCCAAAGACCA GTAGTTCCCAGCCTCTTATAACCGacgagaaaatgaaaggatttGGAGCG CTCGTGCAGATAATTAATGAGCTTTCTCAGCCGGAACCCAACGGCGTATCAAAT AATTCCTTGAATGAATCGACGCATCCAGTGATTGACTTGAACGAGTATATAATGAAACAAGACGCAGCTCCTAAG AATAAGACGAAAGAACCTGAAATCGTCGAAGTCCAGTTGGATAGCCATCAAGTGAGGAGAACTGACGAGTAA
- a CDS encoding hypothetical protein (NECATOR_CHRIV.G16957.T1) codes for MERIDTGTCGSNAKCMSGNLCKRLRQMLWAVRHRAASRPSYQTGSITGLKLQSYPNEVELSLSCYYLEKLFAEHILNFNYR; via the exons ATGGAACGCATAGACACGGGCACTTGCG GATCTAATGCTAAGTGCATGTCGGGGAATCTCTGCAAACGTCTCCGCCAAATGTTATGGGCGGTACGACATCGTGCAGCGAGCAGACCGAGTTACCAGACAGGTTCCATAACAGGCTTGAAATTGCAGTCCTATCCCAATGAAGTCGAACTAAGCCTGTCCTGTTACTACCTAGAG AAATTGTTCGCGGAGCATATTCTTAATTTCAATTATCGTTGA